A region of Pseudoalteromonas aliena SW19 DNA encodes the following proteins:
- a CDS encoding FKBP-type peptidyl-prolyl cis-trans isomerase, whose product MSDNFTTDAEKASYGIGLQMGEQLKSNPFEGLNLNSVFEGMKDAYAGSAFQVEIPEIQAAFEKINEEIQARREEESKVLSAEGVSFLEENAKRPEITVTESGLQYEVLATGEGEKPTAESTVRVDYHGTLINGTVFDSSYERGQPAEFPVGGVIKGWTEALQMMPVGTKWRIYVPHELAYGERGAGAAIAPFSTLVFDVELHEIIS is encoded by the coding sequence ATGTCAGATAATTTTACTACAGATGCTGAAAAAGCAAGTTACGGTATTGGCTTACAAATGGGTGAGCAACTTAAGTCTAATCCTTTTGAAGGCTTAAACCTAAATTCAGTGTTTGAAGGCATGAAAGATGCGTACGCAGGTAGCGCTTTTCAAGTTGAGATCCCTGAGATCCAAGCTGCATTCGAAAAAATTAACGAAGAGATCCAAGCTCGTCGTGAAGAAGAATCTAAAGTACTTTCTGCTGAAGGTGTTTCTTTCTTAGAAGAAAATGCTAAACGCCCTGAGATCACAGTTACAGAGTCTGGTCTTCAATACGAAGTACTAGCAACGGGTGAAGGCGAAAAGCCAACTGCTGAATCTACAGTTCGTGTTGATTACCACGGTACATTAATTAACGGTACTGTTTTTGATAGCTCATACGAGCGCGGCCAACCAGCTGAATTCCCAGTTGGTGGCGTGATCAAAGGTTGGACTGAAGCATTACAAATGATGCCAGTAGGAACTAAATGGCGTATCTACGTTCCTCATGAGCTTGCTTATGGTGAACGTGGCGCGGGTGCTGCAATTGCACCTTTCTCAACGCTTGTATTTGACGTTGAACTACACGAAATCATTTCTTAA
- a CDS encoding NAD(P)H nitroreductase: MNAIELLLTRQSDPKLTEPAPNSEQLAIIQQAALRVPDHGCLAPWQFIIVQGDARHTLGEIYHQSAVTEQQAEKAINRAKELPLRAPMIIIAIAKYQDHLKVPRIEQVQSAGCSVLAMQQAAFAQGLGGVWRTGYFAQSPAVKAALNLCEHDEIVGYLYLGTPVVNCKKSPRHKPETYFSYL, from the coding sequence ATGAACGCAATTGAGCTTTTACTTACCCGCCAGTCTGATCCAAAATTAACTGAGCCTGCGCCAAATAGTGAGCAGCTAGCCATTATCCAACAAGCTGCATTACGAGTTCCGGATCATGGGTGTTTAGCGCCGTGGCAGTTTATTATTGTACAAGGTGATGCGCGCCATACATTAGGTGAAATCTATCATCAAAGCGCAGTGACTGAGCAACAAGCAGAAAAAGCGATTAATCGTGCTAAGGAATTACCACTGCGCGCGCCTATGATTATTATCGCAATTGCAAAATATCAAGATCATCTAAAAGTACCGCGTATAGAGCAAGTACAGAGTGCAGGATGTAGTGTATTAGCCATGCAACAAGCCGCATTTGCACAAGGCTTGGGGGGCGTTTGGCGTACCGGTTATTTTGCACAAAGCCCAGCTGTAAAAGCGGCGCTTAATTTGTGCGAGCATGATGAAATTGTTGGTTATTTATATTTAGGTACACCTGTAGTTAACTGTAAAAAGTCACCTCGCCATAAACCAGAAACTTATTTTAGCTATCTGTAA
- a CDS encoding HvfX family Cu-binding RiPP maturation protein, producing MRNKIISIYDIIQAKLSFLDGFPALLFRLILAPVMIIAGYNKLAISAETTSFLDNFLASPDVVQWFGNTEWGLGLPFPDLLAFLAGWSEFLGGWFLLFGLLTRLVSIPLMFTMVVAATSVHWHNGWFAIAPTNPDTSAAQVLDWLSIPGAKESLENSLEVRDRIGIIRNLVEEHGSADYLYEKGKPSILNNGIEFSAIYFAMLLSLFFMGGGRFVSIDYWLKRSVVKQ from the coding sequence ATGAGAAACAAAATAATAAGTATTTACGATATAATACAGGCTAAATTATCATTTTTAGATGGTTTTCCTGCTTTACTTTTTCGCTTGATTTTAGCGCCTGTGATGATTATCGCAGGCTACAATAAACTTGCCATAAGCGCTGAAACCACAAGCTTCCTCGATAACTTTTTAGCTTCTCCCGACGTTGTTCAATGGTTTGGCAATACTGAATGGGGGTTAGGATTACCTTTTCCCGATTTACTTGCTTTTTTAGCGGGGTGGAGTGAGTTTCTAGGTGGCTGGTTTTTATTGTTTGGTTTGCTAACCCGCTTAGTGAGTATTCCGCTGATGTTTACAATGGTGGTTGCTGCTACATCTGTGCATTGGCATAATGGCTGGTTTGCAATAGCGCCTACAAACCCCGATACCAGCGCGGCACAAGTACTTGATTGGTTGTCTATTCCAGGTGCTAAAGAAAGCCTCGAAAACTCGCTAGAAGTACGCGATAGAATTGGCATTATTCGTAATTTAGTCGAAGAGCATGGTTCTGCTGATTATTTATATGAAAAAGGAAAGCCCTCAATTTTAAATAATGGTATTGAATTTTCAGCTATCTACTTTGCTATGCTATTGAGCTTGTTTTTTATGGGTGGGGGACGTTTTGTCAGTATTGATTATTGGCTAAAGCGAAGTGTTGTAAAACAATGA
- a CDS encoding oxidoreductase, whose product MLEQQLQLKHTQLRNRLVMGSMHTGLEEGWHNRKRLRAFYEARAKGGTAMLITGGYSPNLRGKLTPISSSFNSYYDVFKHRAYTDAVHKHGGKICLQLLHAGRYAYHPFNQAPSAIKAPINPYKPKAMSLGSIKKTIKDFAHSAYMAEKAGYDGVEVMGSEGYLINEFMAPHTNKRTDEFGGSLENRMRLALDIVKAVRAKVSEQFLIIFRLSVIDLIPNGSTPEEVITQATELEKAGVDIFNTGIGWHEARVPTIASMVPPGAFKEASKRLKDVVSVPVIAVNRINTPEIANDILNAGEADLISMARPLLADPEFFNKYANEQSKQINICIGCNQGCLDHVFKNKRATCLVNPQAAFELDYPLEQAAEVKNVLVVGAGPAGLSASCYLAQKGHKVTLIDQKMQMGGQFNLAMQIPGKEDFNHTLAYYTNELERLNVAVELGKAYNDSMLENYDDVVFATGVRPREATIKCDDGKRVFAYDEVIRGEVELGKSIAILGAGGIGFDMVAFLSEHKSQSIADFKTQWGIECQPQPHKDERQLYMLKRSAGRFGSELGKTTGWIHRQVAKQHGVKQIADCQYNSFDEKGLSITVAGETQILPVDTVIACIGQVSNNEVLKDYADNAKVHVIGGAKLASAIDAKRAIFEALQIARSI is encoded by the coding sequence ATGTTAGAACAACAATTACAATTAAAACACACGCAATTACGTAACCGCTTAGTAATGGGCTCAATGCATACAGGCCTTGAAGAAGGTTGGCATAACCGAAAACGCTTACGCGCATTTTATGAAGCACGCGCCAAGGGCGGCACCGCAATGTTAATTACAGGTGGATATAGCCCTAATTTACGCGGCAAGTTAACGCCTATTTCGTCATCATTTAATAGTTATTATGATGTATTTAAGCACCGCGCGTACACCGATGCAGTGCATAAACACGGCGGAAAAATTTGTTTGCAATTACTCCACGCTGGGCGTTATGCGTATCATCCATTTAATCAAGCCCCTAGTGCTATAAAAGCACCTATTAACCCTTATAAACCAAAAGCGATGTCATTAGGGTCTATTAAAAAAACAATTAAAGACTTTGCGCACTCTGCTTATATGGCTGAAAAGGCAGGATACGATGGCGTTGAAGTAATGGGCTCTGAAGGTTATTTAATTAACGAATTTATGGCGCCGCATACGAATAAGCGTACAGATGAGTTTGGTGGCAGTTTAGAAAATAGAATGCGTTTAGCATTGGACATAGTAAAAGCGGTTAGGGCAAAAGTATCTGAACAATTTTTAATTATTTTTAGGTTGTCGGTTATTGATTTAATTCCAAACGGCTCAACACCTGAGGAAGTCATTACTCAAGCAACTGAGCTTGAAAAAGCAGGCGTTGATATTTTTAATACCGGTATTGGTTGGCATGAAGCTCGTGTGCCTACGATTGCGAGTATGGTTCCGCCAGGTGCATTTAAAGAAGCATCAAAACGTTTAAAAGACGTGGTGAGTGTTCCTGTAATTGCTGTTAACAGAATTAATACGCCAGAGATTGCTAACGATATTTTAAATGCAGGCGAAGCCGATTTAATTTCAATGGCCCGACCGTTACTTGCCGATCCTGAGTTTTTTAATAAATACGCGAACGAGCAATCTAAGCAAATTAATATTTGTATTGGCTGTAACCAAGGTTGTTTAGATCATGTATTTAAAAATAAGCGTGCTACCTGTTTAGTTAATCCTCAAGCTGCGTTTGAGCTCGATTACCCATTAGAGCAAGCTGCTGAAGTCAAAAATGTGCTTGTTGTTGGCGCAGGCCCAGCGGGTTTATCAGCAAGCTGTTATTTGGCCCAAAAAGGTCACAAAGTAACGTTAATTGACCAAAAAATGCAAATGGGCGGTCAGTTTAATTTAGCGATGCAAATACCAGGTAAAGAAGACTTTAACCACACATTAGCTTATTACACGAATGAGTTGGAACGCTTAAACGTAGCGGTCGAATTAGGAAAAGCCTATAACGATAGCATGCTTGAAAACTACGACGATGTTGTTTTTGCAACCGGGGTAAGACCACGAGAAGCAACTATTAAGTGCGATGATGGTAAACGCGTTTTTGCTTATGATGAAGTTATTCGCGGTGAGGTTGAGTTAGGTAAATCAATTGCCATTTTAGGTGCCGGTGGCATAGGTTTTGATATGGTTGCCTTTTTAAGTGAACACAAATCGCAAAGTATCGCTGATTTTAAAACGCAATGGGGTATTGAATGTCAGCCGCAGCCACATAAAGATGAACGCCAATTGTATATGTTAAAACGAAGTGCAGGGCGCTTTGGTAGTGAGCTTGGTAAGACAACGGGTTGGATACACCGTCAAGTAGCAAAACAGCATGGCGTTAAGCAAATTGCTGATTGCCAATATAATAGTTTTGATGAAAAAGGGCTGTCTATTACCGTCGCCGGTGAAACACAGATACTACCAGTTGATACTGTTATTGCCTGTATTGGACAGGTATCAAATAATGAAGTGCTTAAAGACTATGCTGATAATGCAAAAGTGCATGTCATTGGCGGGGCTAAACTTGCTTCAGCGATTGATGCTAAACGCGCGATATTTGAAGCCCTACAAATTGCGCGAAGTATTTAA